From Dietzia sp. ANT_WB102, a single genomic window includes:
- a CDS encoding acetoin utilization protein AcuC, translating into MAGIGDGVAAKVVWSPSLLEYRHSADHPMSPRRLDLTMSLATELGVLQGVEMLDPGSASDDELLRVHTSRYIDAVKAAGDLPPGEHVGMSHGLGTADNPTFPAMHEASAAVAGGTLAAARAIASGAAIRAVSVAGGMHHAMPAAAAGFCVYNDAAVAISWLLDNGYDRVAYVDIDVHHGDGVQTAFYEDPRVLTVSLHQHPATLWPSTGWASETGVGRAEGTAVNLAYLPAVTDELWLRGFHAVVPGVLRAFEPQIIVMQAGCDSHREDPLADLSLTVDGHRRSYLDVIALADELCEGRLIAIGGGGYELVRVVPRSWTHLIAAVLGVSVDPTTAIPEGWRSAAGRFTVPDRVPLTMGDGEEPTFAPWEPAGADRGAEMDRSLARLDQSILDTRRSVYPLLGLDPDDPRD; encoded by the coding sequence ATGGCCGGGATCGGGGATGGCGTTGCGGCGAAGGTCGTGTGGAGTCCGTCATTGCTGGAGTATCGGCATTCCGCCGATCACCCCATGAGTCCGCGGCGACTCGACCTCACGATGTCGCTGGCGACCGAGCTCGGAGTCCTGCAGGGCGTCGAGATGCTGGACCCGGGGTCAGCGAGCGATGACGAGCTCCTGCGTGTGCACACGTCCCGCTACATCGATGCCGTCAAGGCCGCTGGCGACCTGCCCCCTGGCGAGCACGTCGGGATGAGCCACGGGCTGGGGACTGCGGACAACCCGACATTCCCCGCTATGCACGAAGCCAGTGCCGCGGTTGCGGGCGGCACCCTGGCCGCAGCCCGGGCCATCGCCAGCGGGGCCGCGATACGAGCGGTATCGGTCGCCGGTGGGATGCATCACGCCATGCCCGCCGCGGCGGCGGGGTTCTGCGTCTACAACGACGCAGCTGTGGCTATCAGCTGGCTGCTCGACAACGGATACGACCGTGTCGCCTATGTGGACATCGACGTCCACCACGGGGACGGCGTCCAAACCGCCTTCTACGAGGACCCGCGGGTCCTGACCGTGTCCCTGCACCAGCATCCCGCCACCCTGTGGCCGTCGACGGGCTGGGCATCGGAGACCGGCGTCGGCCGAGCCGAGGGCACCGCAGTCAACCTGGCGTACCTCCCCGCGGTCACCGATGAGCTGTGGCTGCGGGGTTTCCACGCCGTGGTCCCGGGTGTGCTGCGGGCGTTCGAGCCCCAGATCATCGTCATGCAGGCCGGGTGCGACTCGCACCGTGAGGACCCGCTCGCCGACCTGTCGTTGACCGTCGACGGGCACCGGCGGTCCTACCTGGATGTCATCGCGTTGGCTGACGAGCTCTGCGAGGGCCGCCTGATCGCTATCGGCGGCGGTGGTTACGAGTTGGTGCGGGTGGTCCCGCGGTCGTGGACGCACCTCATCGCCGCAGTGCTGGGGGTCTCGGTTGACCCGACCACGGCGATCCCGGAAGGGTGGCGGTCCGCGGCTGGCCGGTTCACCGTCCCCGACCGCGTGCCACTAACCATGGGTGACGGAGAGGAACCGACCTTCGCCCCGTGGGAGCCCGCAGGAGCTGACCGCGGGGCGGAGATGGACCGCTCTCTGGCCAGACTCGACCAGTCGATCCTCGATACCCGCCGATCGGTCTACCCCCTACTGGGATTAGACCCGGACGATCCCCGGGATTGA
- a CDS encoding metal-dependent transcriptional regulator has translation MKDLVDTTEMYLRTIYELEEEGVIPLRARIAERLEQSGPTVSQTVARMERDGLVLVAPDRHLQLTATGRDLAVDVMRKHRLAERLLVDVIGLELEKVHAEACRWEHVMSDDVERRLIEVLDDPRTSPYGNPIPGLERIGYPASALEDPKQVRLSALESDVPHRVRIRAIGENVQIDTELISEFRAAGVEPLKTVTATRRGHLVELDSGEGHTVELDGDHAHAIQVEIIS, from the coding sequence GTGAAGGACCTGGTGGACACCACCGAGATGTACCTCCGCACAATCTACGAGCTCGAGGAGGAAGGCGTGATCCCGCTGCGGGCGCGCATCGCGGAACGTCTCGAGCAGAGTGGACCTACTGTGAGCCAGACCGTCGCGCGGATGGAGCGCGACGGGTTGGTTCTGGTGGCCCCCGACAGACATCTCCAGCTCACCGCGACGGGAAGAGATCTCGCGGTGGACGTGATGCGCAAGCACCGCCTCGCCGAGCGACTCCTGGTCGACGTGATCGGGCTGGAGCTCGAGAAGGTCCACGCCGAAGCGTGCCGGTGGGAACACGTGATGAGTGACGACGTCGAGCGGCGCCTCATCGAGGTCCTCGACGACCCCCGTACCTCTCCCTACGGAAACCCCATCCCTGGGCTGGAGCGGATCGGGTATCCCGCCTCCGCCCTGGAAGATCCGAAACAGGTCAGGCTCTCGGCTCTGGAGAGTGACGTGCCGCATCGGGTCCGGATCCGGGCGATCGGCGAGAACGTGCAGATCGACACCGAACTGATCTCCGAATTCCGGGCCGCCGGAGTCGAGCCGCTCAAGACCGTGACCGCCACCCGCCGCGGGCACCTCGTCGAGCTCGACTCCGGGGAGGGCCACACGGTCGAGCTGGATGGCGACCACGCCCACGCGATCCAGGTCGAGATCATCTCGTGA
- the galE gene encoding UDP-glucose 4-epimerase GalE, which produces MKLLVTGGAGYVGGVCATVLIERGHDVVVLDDLSTGNLDGIPEGATFVEGDVADRAPDVLDSSFDGVLHFAARSLVGESVEKPEEYWQGNVVTSLALLDAMRAAGVGNLVFSSTAATYGEPEQVPITEQMPTRPTNTYGATKLAIDHAITSYATAHGLAATSLRYFNVAGAYRGAGENRVVETHLIPLVLQVALGHRADIKVFGDDWPTRDGTCIRDYIHVADLADAHVLALETNSPGIHRVLNLGSGEGFSVREVIDVCRDVTGHPIPDVVAPRRAGDPAVLVASSAKAIAELGWNPSRTDLRTIVEDAWAFTGALGDRAHSAPR; this is translated from the coding sequence GTGAAGCTCCTCGTCACCGGCGGCGCCGGGTATGTCGGCGGGGTCTGCGCAACGGTCCTGATCGAGCGCGGCCATGACGTTGTCGTGCTCGACGACCTGTCCACGGGCAACCTCGACGGAATTCCCGAGGGTGCGACTTTCGTCGAAGGTGACGTGGCCGACCGCGCCCCGGATGTCCTCGACTCCTCGTTCGACGGCGTTCTGCACTTTGCCGCGCGCTCACTCGTCGGCGAGTCCGTCGAGAAGCCGGAGGAGTACTGGCAGGGGAACGTCGTCACGTCCCTGGCTCTCCTCGACGCCATGCGGGCGGCCGGGGTGGGCAATCTGGTGTTTTCCTCCACCGCCGCGACGTACGGCGAGCCCGAGCAGGTCCCCATCACCGAGCAGATGCCCACTCGGCCGACCAACACCTACGGGGCCACCAAACTCGCGATTGATCACGCGATCACCTCGTACGCGACCGCGCACGGCCTCGCCGCGACGAGCCTGCGCTACTTCAACGTGGCCGGGGCGTACCGTGGCGCGGGCGAGAACCGGGTGGTGGAGACCCACCTCATCCCCCTCGTCCTGCAGGTGGCCCTCGGCCACCGCGCCGACATCAAGGTCTTCGGCGACGACTGGCCCACCCGCGACGGCACGTGTATCCGCGACTACATCCACGTCGCCGACCTCGCGGACGCCCATGTGCTGGCACTGGAGACCAACTCGCCCGGCATCCACCGGGTGCTCAATCTGGGTAGCGGTGAGGGCTTCTCCGTCCGTGAGGTCATCGACGTCTGCCGGGACGTCACCGGCCACCCGATTCCGGACGTCGTTGCCCCGCGGCGGGCCGGTGACCCGGCTGTGCTCGTCGCCTCCAGCGCAAAAGCGATCGCGGAACTCGGGTGGAATCCCTCCCGCACAGACCTACGCACGATCGTCGAGGACGCATGGGCATTCACCGGGGCCCTCGGCGACCGCGCCCACTCGGCTCCGCGCTGA
- a CDS encoding sigma-70 family RNA polymerase sigma factor, with product MTSATTRSDRRTEAEPDGQSPSADLVRVYLNGIGKTALLNAEDEVELSKRIEAGLYAKHLLETKKRLGPVRKADLKVVVAEGEAARAHLLEANLRLVVSLAKRYTGRGMPLLDLIQEGNLGLIRAMEKFDYAKGFKFSTYATWWIRQAITRGMADQSRTIRLPVHLVEQVNKLARIKRELHQQLGREATLDELSEESGIPAHKIEELLDHSRDPVSLDMPVGADEEAPLGDFIEDAEATSAENTVVTNVMHSDVRAVLSTLEEREQQVITLRFGLDDGQPRTLDQIGKRFGLSRERVRQIEREVMAKLREGRRADKLRSYAV from the coding sequence ATGACGTCAGCCACCACCCGATCGGACCGTCGGACGGAGGCGGAACCGGATGGTCAGAGCCCGAGCGCTGACCTGGTCCGTGTCTACCTCAACGGTATCGGCAAGACGGCACTGCTGAACGCTGAGGACGAAGTGGAGCTGTCCAAGCGGATCGAAGCCGGTCTCTACGCCAAGCACCTACTGGAGACCAAGAAGCGTCTGGGTCCGGTCAGGAAGGCCGACCTCAAGGTGGTCGTCGCGGAGGGCGAGGCTGCCCGTGCCCACCTGCTCGAAGCCAACCTCCGGCTGGTGGTCTCGTTGGCCAAGCGCTACACGGGCCGCGGGATGCCGCTCCTGGACCTCATCCAGGAAGGCAACCTCGGGCTAATCCGTGCAATGGAGAAGTTCGACTATGCCAAGGGCTTCAAGTTCTCCACTTACGCCACTTGGTGGATCCGCCAGGCGATCACCCGCGGCATGGCCGATCAGTCACGGACTATCCGACTGCCCGTCCACCTCGTCGAGCAGGTCAACAAGCTCGCCCGGATCAAGCGCGAGCTTCACCAGCAACTCGGCCGCGAGGCGACCCTCGACGAGCTCTCCGAGGAGTCGGGGATCCCCGCGCACAAGATCGAGGAACTGCTGGATCACTCGCGTGACCCGGTGAGTCTGGACATGCCGGTCGGCGCGGACGAGGAGGCACCGCTGGGTGACTTCATCGAAGACGCCGAAGCCACCAGTGCCGAGAACACCGTGGTGACCAACGTGATGCATTCCGATGTTCGCGCGGTCCTCTCCACCCTCGAGGAACGCGAGCAGCAGGTCATCACGCTGCGCTTTGGCCTCGACGACGGTCAGCCCCGCACCCTCGACCAGATCGGTAAACGTTTCGGGCTGTCTCGCGAGCGGGTCCGGCAGATCGAGCGCGAGGTCATGGCCAAGCTCCGCGAAGGTCGGCGCGCCGACAAGCTCCGGTCCTACGCCGTCTGA
- a CDS encoding bifunctional GNAT family N-acetyltransferase/acetate--CoA ligase family protein, translating to MAHPGDRANGDTATETPTDSTPAVDPPEHASTDTSVEEYPAGYPHEWAADVLGSDGRAVRVRPILPNDAEKISRFHISLSDRTRYLRYFGSHDVLSERELDRMTNVDYRDRMAFVAELGAEVIGMAIYERLPNSTFAEVAFTISDQHQGRGLGSIFLEHLAGAAAECGIDHFEAEVLSENRSMIQVFRRAGYEISRSFDGSTLHLEFAIDPTEALTNVRNSREAAAEARSLARVLNPGSVAVIGASDQVGKIGHTVLRNLIGSGFSGPVYPVNSDARSVQSVRAYASVRDIPDPVDLAVVAVPAASMSEVLDDCLSKGVSTLVVISAGFSDVGSAGVVSERRLVSEARAHGMRVVGPNALGVINTSADVQLNATLAEFVPGPGRTGFFCQSGALGIAILAAAARRGLGLSTFVSAGNRADVSGNDLLQYWDTDTATEVVLLYLESFGNPRKFSRIARRVARNKPVVVVRRAVDDLESGVEGLTANAIGGLFRDSGLIQVDSITDMFDTATLLAYQPLPAGGRLGIVGNSSAVGRLGGDAARQQGFTVAHSVDLGASASPDEFRDAITDVLKRDEVDSVLTVFVPPVATEPDAYAEAIRAAAGESTKPVVSTFLAGEGLPEGLTVTDESGVAARGSIPSYPYPERAVSALVRARRYAEWLDKPAEEPAKYEDIDRARARELVDSLCQLHAGTESFELTQGQVRALLECYGIDIVDYRVVTDVEQAVMAADELGYPVAVKAMSDRWRTRSDQSGVRLDLVDSAAVRHAFAFLQSTTGSRALHVQKMATKGVAVTIRVADHPIFGSLISFGLAGMLSDLLADRAFSTLPISPGEAAALLDRPRAAAILDGYAGDAAVDRGALVELMGRVSCLVDDIPEMRRLSVDPALAEPDGLAVLYATVRLGPPPRFSGDEGPRRLR from the coding sequence ATGGCGCACCCCGGCGACCGCGCGAACGGTGACACGGCGACCGAGACCCCTACCGACTCCACCCCGGCGGTAGACCCGCCCGAGCACGCCTCGACCGACACCTCGGTCGAGGAGTACCCGGCGGGCTACCCCCACGAGTGGGCTGCGGACGTGCTCGGCTCCGACGGGAGGGCAGTGCGGGTCAGGCCGATCCTGCCCAACGACGCCGAGAAAATCTCCCGGTTCCACATCAGCCTGTCCGATCGCACGCGCTATTTACGCTACTTCGGGTCGCACGATGTCCTGTCCGAGCGGGAACTGGACCGGATGACGAACGTCGACTACCGCGACCGGATGGCGTTCGTCGCCGAGCTGGGCGCGGAGGTCATCGGCATGGCGATCTATGAACGGTTGCCGAACTCGACTTTCGCGGAGGTTGCCTTCACGATCTCGGATCAGCACCAGGGACGCGGACTGGGGTCGATTTTTCTCGAGCACCTGGCCGGTGCGGCAGCCGAGTGCGGAATCGACCACTTCGAGGCCGAAGTGCTCTCGGAGAACAGATCGATGATCCAGGTGTTCCGGCGGGCCGGGTACGAGATCTCCCGCTCTTTCGACGGCTCCACACTGCACCTCGAGTTCGCGATCGACCCCACCGAAGCGCTCACGAACGTTCGGAATTCGCGGGAGGCGGCGGCGGAGGCGCGGAGTCTGGCGCGAGTCCTCAACCCCGGTTCCGTCGCAGTGATCGGCGCCTCGGACCAGGTGGGCAAGATTGGCCACACAGTATTGCGCAACCTCATCGGGAGCGGCTTCTCCGGACCCGTCTACCCCGTCAACTCCGACGCTCGGTCGGTGCAGTCCGTACGCGCCTACGCCAGCGTCCGGGACATTCCGGATCCCGTGGACCTCGCGGTCGTGGCGGTGCCGGCCGCGTCGATGTCGGAGGTCCTCGATGACTGCCTGTCAAAGGGGGTGTCAACGCTCGTCGTCATCTCCGCGGGATTCTCCGACGTCGGTAGCGCCGGGGTCGTCTCCGAACGACGCCTGGTCAGCGAGGCGCGGGCCCACGGGATGCGAGTGGTAGGCCCCAACGCGCTCGGGGTGATCAACACCTCCGCCGATGTCCAGCTCAACGCGACCCTGGCCGAGTTCGTCCCTGGTCCCGGCCGCACAGGGTTCTTCTGTCAGTCGGGTGCGCTCGGTATCGCCATCCTCGCCGCAGCGGCGCGGCGCGGCCTGGGGTTGTCGACGTTCGTCTCCGCAGGCAACCGCGCCGACGTCTCCGGTAACGACCTACTGCAGTACTGGGACACCGACACGGCGACCGAGGTGGTGCTGCTCTACCTGGAGAGCTTCGGTAACCCGCGCAAGTTCTCAAGGATCGCTCGGCGCGTTGCCCGCAACAAGCCGGTGGTGGTGGTCCGTCGCGCGGTTGACGACCTGGAGTCGGGAGTCGAGGGGCTCACCGCGAACGCTATCGGTGGGCTGTTCCGTGACTCGGGCCTGATCCAGGTGGACTCCATCACCGACATGTTCGACACCGCAACGCTGCTGGCCTACCAGCCGCTGCCCGCAGGTGGTCGTCTGGGAATCGTCGGCAACTCCTCCGCGGTCGGACGCCTCGGTGGGGACGCCGCCCGTCAGCAGGGCTTCACCGTGGCGCATTCGGTCGACCTGGGGGCCAGCGCGTCTCCCGACGAGTTCCGCGACGCGATCACGGACGTTCTCAAGCGTGACGAGGTGGACTCCGTGCTCACGGTGTTCGTGCCCCCCGTCGCGACGGAACCCGACGCGTACGCCGAGGCGATCCGTGCCGCGGCAGGCGAGAGCACGAAGCCGGTGGTGAGTACGTTCCTCGCCGGAGAGGGGCTGCCGGAGGGACTGACCGTGACCGACGAGTCCGGGGTGGCGGCCCGCGGCTCCATACCGTCCTACCCGTATCCGGAACGGGCCGTGTCCGCACTCGTGCGTGCCCGACGGTACGCCGAGTGGCTCGACAAGCCTGCCGAGGAGCCGGCCAAGTACGAGGACATCGACCGTGCCCGCGCACGGGAGTTGGTGGATTCACTGTGCCAACTCCATGCCGGGACCGAGTCATTCGAGCTCACACAAGGCCAGGTCCGCGCACTGTTGGAGTGCTACGGGATCGACATCGTCGACTATCGAGTCGTGACCGATGTCGAGCAGGCCGTGATGGCCGCCGACGAACTGGGATACCCGGTGGCAGTCAAGGCGATGAGTGACAGATGGCGGACCCGCAGTGACCAGTCCGGCGTGCGACTCGACCTCGTCGACTCCGCCGCGGTGCGCCACGCCTTCGCGTTCCTTCAGTCCACCACCGGCTCGCGGGCCCTGCACGTGCAGAAGATGGCCACCAAGGGCGTCGCCGTCACCATCCGGGTAGCCGACCACCCGATCTTCGGTTCCCTCATCTCGTTCGGGCTTGCCGGCATGCTGTCGGATCTGCTCGCTGACCGGGCGTTCAGCACACTGCCGATCTCACCCGGTGAGGCGGCGGCGCTACTCGACCGGCCCCGTGCCGCAGCGATCCTCGACGGCTATGCAGGCGACGCGGCGGTCGATCGAGGCGCGCTGGTCGAGCTCATGGGGCGCGTCTCATGCCTTGTCGACGACATACCTGAGATGCGCCGACTGTCGGTGGACCCGGCGCTCGCCGAGCCCGACGGCCTGGCCGTCCTCTATGCGACGGTCAGGCTGGGCCCGCCGCCCAGGTTCAGCGGCGATGAAGGTCCCCGCCGACTGCGCTAG
- a CDS encoding PAC2 family protein, with product MARHSDLYRMIEPVPDLRSKDGRGPILVHGLEGFSDAGQAIQGVAEHFRETLDSQLIVEFDVDELVDYRSRRPQLKYSFDRFAGYDEPTIQMHAVKASDGTSFLLLSGLEPDLKWDGFTNSVIDLAGAFGVRMSIGLGSMPLSVPHTRPTNASAHASDVDLIRGFTAWPGEFSIPGNVTSLLELRMAEHGIPSAGFTVHVPQYLSQTAYPAAVLNLVDNVSRLGGLELPTAGLEKAADEFTNQVNAQIAHNPEVLTAVELMEKQYDEFMETRLGSDSLNPGGKPLPSGDEIGAEFERFLAQHAEDDETGHGPEMKG from the coding sequence ATGGCCAGGCACAGCGATCTGTACCGAATGATCGAACCCGTTCCCGACCTGCGTTCCAAGGACGGTCGAGGGCCGATCCTCGTGCACGGACTCGAGGGCTTCTCGGACGCCGGGCAGGCGATCCAGGGCGTCGCAGAGCATTTCCGCGAGACCCTCGATTCGCAGTTGATCGTCGAGTTCGATGTAGACGAACTGGTGGACTACCGGTCCCGCCGCCCCCAGCTGAAGTACTCCTTCGACCGCTTCGCCGGCTACGACGAGCCGACGATCCAGATGCACGCCGTCAAGGCTTCCGACGGCACATCATTTCTCCTGCTGTCTGGACTAGAACCAGACCTCAAGTGGGACGGGTTCACCAATTCCGTCATCGACCTAGCGGGCGCATTCGGGGTTCGCATGTCCATCGGCCTGGGGTCGATGCCGCTCAGTGTCCCGCACACCCGTCCCACCAACGCGAGCGCCCACGCCAGCGATGTAGACCTCATCCGAGGGTTTACTGCCTGGCCCGGTGAGTTCTCCATTCCCGGAAATGTGACCTCACTACTTGAGCTTCGGATGGCCGAGCACGGTATCCCGTCCGCGGGCTTCACCGTCCACGTTCCGCAGTACCTGTCCCAGACTGCCTACCCTGCCGCTGTGCTCAATCTGGTCGACAACGTCTCGCGCCTGGGAGGACTCGAACTGCCGACTGCCGGGCTGGAGAAGGCCGCTGACGAGTTCACAAATCAGGTCAACGCTCAGATCGCTCACAATCCGGAAGTCCTCACGGCCGTCGAACTCATGGAGAAGCAGTACGACGAGTTCATGGAGACCCGCCTGGGCTCCGATTCGCTCAACCCCGGCGGCAAGCCGCTGCCCTCCGGCGACGAGATCGGTGCGGAGTTCGAGCGGTTCCTGGCCCAACATGCCGAGGACGACGAGACCGGCCACGGACCGGAGATGAAAGGCTGA
- a CDS encoding DUF4192 domain-containing protein produces the protein MTAGESISDDGASGRATVVITSPEELIASIPAMLGFPPGPGSVVVMCGEMADGGQGPVVRMDVDGLLEAGRGDPDDDELRNGVDDDPGESPDDGDARGLRPAIDPGPARGLAQFCAREGIGSVHLVVVQEDCVEDYLAGLRAEDAASAFEYWLGAVGTEVAAAYGVGEFAEGAPWVDLFGMVRGVQLDPDSTQIAAVHAYDGRVRAGSRDEIDCLYQARDSDACDVDPNEPGPEGVVGARVVTEAVKYHDDAARRLEMGEKVDDDELAGIGRDMLVIAVRDEIYRCLALRGLGDGDGRRLLWWEVARRRPGRERSVALLLLGAAAYFAGSGVHAWSALSASLDADDGNSLARLLLQSLHAGLTPERLRRVAAVA, from the coding sequence ATGACAGCTGGCGAGTCGATCAGTGATGACGGAGCAAGCGGACGGGCGACGGTGGTGATCACCTCGCCGGAGGAGTTGATCGCGTCGATACCGGCGATGCTCGGGTTTCCGCCCGGCCCAGGGTCGGTGGTGGTGATGTGCGGAGAGATGGCGGACGGGGGACAGGGGCCGGTCGTCCGGATGGACGTCGACGGCTTGTTGGAGGCCGGGCGGGGTGATCCCGACGACGATGAGCTTAGAAATGGTGTCGACGACGATCCCGGCGAGAGTCCCGACGACGGGGACGCGAGAGGTCTTCGCCCCGCGATCGACCCCGGCCCCGCGCGCGGTCTTGCCCAGTTCTGTGCCCGGGAGGGTATCGGGTCCGTCCATCTGGTGGTGGTGCAAGAGGACTGCGTAGAGGACTATCTCGCGGGCCTCCGCGCAGAGGACGCGGCGTCGGCGTTCGAGTACTGGCTGGGTGCGGTGGGGACCGAGGTCGCGGCGGCGTACGGGGTCGGCGAGTTCGCCGAGGGTGCGCCGTGGGTGGATCTGTTCGGGATGGTACGCGGTGTCCAACTCGATCCCGATTCCACCCAGATCGCGGCGGTCCACGCCTACGACGGCCGGGTCAGGGCTGGCTCGCGCGACGAGATCGATTGCCTGTACCAGGCGCGTGACTCCGATGCGTGCGATGTGGATCCTAACGAACCGGGGCCGGAGGGTGTGGTCGGGGCGCGTGTGGTGACGGAAGCGGTGAAATACCACGACGACGCCGCGCGCAGGTTGGAGATGGGGGAGAAGGTCGACGACGACGAGCTCGCCGGGATCGGGCGGGACATGCTGGTGATCGCTGTTCGTGATGAGATCTACCGATGTCTGGCGCTACGGGGCCTGGGCGACGGCGACGGCCGTCGGCTCCTGTGGTGGGAGGTTGCACGCCGGAGGCCGGGGCGCGAACGCTCGGTGGCGCTGCTGTTGCTCGGTGCGGCGGCATATTTCGCGGGGAGCGGGGTTCACGCCTGGTCGGCGTTATCGGCATCCCTCGACGCCGACGACGGGAACTCTTTGGCCCGGCTTCTGCTTCAGAGCTTGCACGCCGGACTGACACCGGAGCGACTCAGGCGAGTCGCGGCGGTCGCCTGA